Genomic DNA from Streptomyces diastaticus subsp. diastaticus:
TCGGGCAAGGCCGCGCTCGACGTACTGCTCCGGCCCGATCCCGTCTTCCTCGGCGACCGGGAGCAGGGGGTGACCCGGGCGCTGGAGTCGGCGCGGTGACAGGCGGGGGCGGCGCGCCGGGACGGAGCGCGTGCCCCCGTGTCCCGTCAGGGCTGCGCCGAGGAAGCCTCCGCCTCCCGGACGAGCCGTTCACGCTGCGGCCGGATGGTGTACAGCGGGTCCTCGGCCGAGACGACCCCGGAGTGGAAGACCGCGAAGCGGGTGCACGCGGAGGCGGTGAGCAGGGCGAGACCGGTCAGCGCCGCGACGGGCCGGCGCCGGACGGCCGGCGTGGCGGCCAGCACCGCTCCGGTGGCGTGGAGCGCCTCGGCCGCCCGGAAGAAGCGGGCCGCGCGGCCGGAGCGGTGGGTCTCGGCGGTCGGCCCCAGCCGTCGGCGCATCGCCCGCAGCGCCGCCAGCTCGCCGGCGGCGGCCAGGACGGTGGCCGACCGGGCCGGGCCGGTCTCCTGGGGCGGCCCCACCAGGAGGGCCGCGCCGGAGGCGGCGGCCGCCGCCGAGGCGGCGAAGACGTACGGCAGTTCGCGGTGCCCCTCGTGCCAGGCGGGGACGGCGGTGTCGGCCGCCAGTACGGCGGTGTAGGTGGCGACCAGGGGCCCGAGCGCCGCCGCCCCCCAGGTGGCGGCCGTCCCCACCCGGGGCAGCAGCCCCGTCGCGGCCGAGGCGGCGGAGACCCCGGCGGCCGGGCCGTAGGCGGAGAGCAGCCAGGAGCCCATGTTCATCGGCGAGGTGGGCTTGAAGACCCGCAGCATGTTGGCGAACCGTCCCGGGCGGCCCAGATCGTGGATGAGGGCGGCGGTGGAGAGGGAGATGGCCCCCAGCGAGGTGAGCTTCAGGCCGGTCGCGGTGCGGCAGCGGCCGGTGGCCTGGGCCCCGGCGGCGAAGACGGAGCCGGCCCCGGCGAGGCCGCCGAGGAAGAAGTACCCGGCGATGTCGGTGGCCCGCCAGGACGGCGGCTTGAGCACCGGCCGGTCGTAGTAGGTGGCGAACTCGGCGGGCTCGACCATCAGTTCCTCGCCGCGTCGGCGCTTGCCGTGCCTGCCGTCCCGGCGGCGGTCCTTCTCGCGGGTCATACGTGGGCTCACTTTCCGGCCTTCCAGGGTGTGCGGAGGGAGGAGAGGGCGAAGGAGGCGGCGGTGCCCGCGAGGAGGGCGAGACCGGCCACCGCGGCGTGCGCCCACATCCGGCCGAGGTCCTTGGTGGTCACCTGCGGGTCGGGCGGCAGCCCGTAGACCTCCGGGTCGTCGAGGAGGAGGAAGAAGGCGCCGGCGCCGCCCACCCCGTCCTCGGGGTCCTCGCCGTAGAGGCGGGCCTCGGGGACACCGGCCTCGTGCAGGTGGTCCACGCGTCGCGCGGCGCGTTCGCGGAGTTCGTCCAGCGGGCCGAACTGGATCGACTGCGTCGGGCACGCCTTGGCACACGCCGGTTCCTGCCCGGCGCCGAGCCGGTCGTAGCAGAGGGTGCACTTGAAGACGCGGCCGTCCTCGGGGCGCTGTTCGATGACGCCGTAGGGGCAGGCCGGCACGCAGTAGCCGCAGCCGTTGCAGATGTCCTCCTGGACGACGACGGTGCCGAACTCGGTACGGACGAGGGCGCCGGTGGGGCAGACGTCGAGGCAGGCGGCGTGGGTGCAGTGTTTGCAGACGTCGGAGGACATCAGCCACCGCACGCCCTCGCCGTCCGCGCTGCCGGAGGCCGGTGCCTGGGGTCCGCCCGCGTCGGCGAGCGGCAGCAGCGCGCGGCCCTCCGGGGCGGGCGGCGCGGCCGGTTCGACCCGGGTGGTCTGCTCGATGAAGGCGACGTGGCGCCAGGTGGAGGCGCCGAGCCCGCCGGTGTTGTCGTACGACATGCCGGTGAGCGACAGGGTGCCGTCCTCGGGGACGGCGTTCCACTCCTTGCAGGCCACCTCGCAGGCCTTGCAGCCGATGCAGACCGAGGTGTCGGTGAAGAAACCGACGCGTGGCGGCGCGTCCTGGTGGCCGGCGTCGGCGGCCGGGTCCGGTTCGGGGCCGCTGAGCAGGTCCCGGATGTCGTGGATCACGTCGCCTCCTGGACGTCCTCGGTGCCGGTGGCCGCGGTGATGCCCGCTCGGCGCCGGTACTCGGCGAGCAGGCGGGGCAGTTCGGGCCCGCGCGGCCGGCGGCCGGGACGGATGTCCGCGGTCAGGGCCTTGTCGGCCTGGATGTGCGCGTCGGCGTCCAGGACGATGGCCATCAGTTCGTTGGTGGCGTCGCCGGTCACCAGACCGTTCGGACCCCAGTGGAAGGGCATGCCGATCTGGTGGACCGTGCGCCCGTGCACCGTCAGCGGCTTCGCCCGCTCGGTGACCAGCACCCGGGCCTCCACCGCGCCGCGCGCGGTGACCACGGTGGCCCACCCGGTGTGTTCCAGCCCCGCCTCGGCCGCCAGTTGGGGGGAGACCTCGCAGAACAGCTCCGGCTGGAGCTCGGAGAGGTACGGCGACCAGCGGCTCATGCCGCCCGCCGTGAAGTGCTCGGTGAGCCGGTGGGTGGTGAGGATGTGCGGGTACACCTCGGCCCCCGGCTGGTCGCCCGAGGGGTGGTACCGGTTGCCCTCGCGCGGATAGAGCTGGCGTACGGGGGAGCGGGGCCGGTCGGGGTGGAGGGCGTTGGGGAAGGGCGAGTCCTGCGGCTCGTAGTGGGTGGGCATCGGCCCGTCGAGGAGCCCGGCCGGCGCGTACAGCCAGCCCTTCCCGTCGGCCTGCATGATGAACGGGTCGTCGCCGCGCAGGGCCGCCGTGCCGGTCGCGTCGTTGGGGGGGACGTGGTCCGGCGGCAGGTCCGGGATGAAGTCGGGCACGTCGTGCCCCGTCCACCTGCCCTCCTCCGGGTCCCACCAGACGTACTTCTTGGCCGCGCTCCACGGTGTGCCGTCGGGTGCGGCGGAGGCACGGTTGTACAGCACGCGCCGGTTGGCGGGCCAGGCCCAGGCCCACTCCCGGGCCGTCCACTCCTGCTCGGTGTGCGGCTTGCGACGGGCCGCCTGGTTGACGCCGTCGGCGCGGACACCGCAGTAGATCCAGCAGCCGCAGCTCGTCGAGCCGTCGTCGCGCAGCTCCGTGTACGCGCTCAGCGGGGCGCCGTCGGGGCCGTGCCCGTTGATCTCGGCGAGCACGGCGTCGGCGTCGGGTTCGTCCAGCGGGCCTGCCACGGGATAGTCCCAGGCCAGGTCGAGCAGGGCGCGGTCGCGGGGGTCGGTCGAGCCGGCCAGCTTCTCCTTGACGCGGCGGCCCAGGTGGTACGTGAACCAGAGGTCGCTGCGGGCGTCGCCGCCGGGTTCCACGGCGGCGTGGTGCCACTGCACCCAGCGGTTGGTGTTGGTGAACGACCCGGATTTCTCGGTGTGGGAGGCGGCCGGGAGGAAGAAGACCTCGGTGCCGATCTCCTCGGTGCGCAGTTCGCCGGTCTCGATCTCGGGACCGTCCTGCCACCAGGTGGCCGACTCGATGAGGGAGAAGTCGCGGACCACCAGCCAGTCGAGCTGGGCCATGCCCAGCCGCTGGAGGTGGGTGTTGGCCGAGCCGACCGCCGGGTTCTCACCCATCAGGAAGTAGCCCTTGCAGACGCCGTCGAGCTGGTTCATGACGGTGTCGTAGGTGCTGTGCGAGCCGGTGAGCCGGGGGATGTGTCCGAAGCAGAAGTCGTTGTCGGCGGTGGCGGCGTCGCCGTAGTACGCCTTCAGCAGGCTCACGAAGTAGGCCCGCATCTCGCTCCAGAAGCCCTTCTCGGTCCGGCTCGCCTCGATGAAGGTGTCGAGGTTCTCGTGGTGGTGGGCGTGGGGCATCGGCAGGTAGCCGGGGAGGAGGTTGTAGAGGGTGGGGATGTCGCTGGAGCCCTGGATGGAGGCGTGCCCGCGCAGCGCCTGGATCCCGCCGCCCGGGCGGCCGATGTTCCCGAGCAGCAGCTGGAGCACGCCGGCCGCCCGGATGTACTGGGACCCGACGGTGTGCTGGGTCCAGCCGACCGCGTAGGCGAAGGCGCTGGTGCGGTCCGGGCCGGAGTTGGCGGTCAGGGTGTCGCAGACCTCCCGGAAGGTGGCCTGCGGGATGCCGCAGACCTCCTCGACGAAGGCCGGCGTGTAGCGCGCGTAGTGGCGCTTGAGGAGCTGGTAGACGCAGCGGGGGTGCTGGAGCGTGGCGTCGCGGACGCTGCCGGGCGGCGCGGGCGCACCCCCCGCCCCCTGCATCTCGGCACCGCCGCCGGAGGGGTCGGGCCCGTGGTCGCCGCCGAGTTCCTCGTGGCCGACCCGCGCCTGGTAGCGCTGGTCGGCGTCGCCCGCGGGTGCCTGGACACCGGCTCCCTCGTACTGCCAGCTGTCGGCGTTGTAGCGCCGGGTCTTCGGGTCGTAGCCCGAGAAGATGCCGTCGAGGTCCTCGGTGTCCTGGAACTCCTCACGCACGATCGAGGCGGCGTTGGTGTAGGCGAGGACGTACTCCCGGAAGTCCTTCTCCTCGGTGAGGACGTGGTTGATGATGCCGCCGAGGAAGGCGATGTCGGTGCCGGCGCGGATCGGGACGTGCACGTCGGCGAGGGCGGTGGTGCGGGTGAAGCGCGGGTCGACGTGGATGATCCGGGCGCCGCGCGCCTTGGCCTCCATCACCCACTGGAAGCCGACCGGGTGGGCCTCGGCGAAGTTGGACCCCTCGATCATGATGCAGTCGGCGTGCTGGAGGTCCTGGAGGAAGGTGGTGGCCCCGCCGCGCCCGAAGGAGGTGCCGAGCCCGGCCACGGTCGAGCTGTGGCAGACCCGCGCCTGGTTCTCCACCTGGACGACGCCGAGCCCGGTCATCAGCTTCTTGATGAGGTAGTTCTCCTCGTTGTCCAGGGTGGCGCCGCCCAGGCTGGCGATGCCCATGGTGCGGTTGACCTGGTGGTCGCCGTCCTGCCACTGCCAGGTCTCCCGGCGGGTCGCGATCACCCGGTCCGCGATCATGTCCATCGCCGTGTCGAGGTCGAGCGGCTCCCAGCCGGTGCCGTACGGCCGCCGGTACAGCACCTGGTGGCGGCGGGCGTCACCGGTGGTGAGCTGGAGCGTCGCCGAGCCCTTGGGGCAGAGCCGGCCCCGGCTGACCGGCGAGTCGGGGTCGCCCTCGATCTGCACCACCCGCTCGTCCTTGACGTAGACCTGCTGGCCGCAGCCGACCGCGCAGTACGGGCAGACGGACTTGACCATCCGGTCGGCGGTCTCCGTGCGCGGGCGCAGGCTCCGGGTCTCCGCGGACATGGCCGCCGCCCCTCTGCCCAGCGGGTCCCCGCTCCTGAGCTGGCGCAGCACCGGCCAGTCGGTCAGCCGTCGGCGTGGGCTCATGTGCGACTTCTCCCTGTGGTCGGTGGCTCCCCGGGGCGGTACGGGTCCCGGGCTGGGCGTCAGCCCGCCAGCGGGCTCGTGTCGAGGTGGGCGAGGAGGTCGGCGGGGGTGTCGTAGACCGCGGCGGCGCCGGCCTCCTTGAGCTCGTCGGCGCCGACCCCGCCGGAGAGCAGCGCCGTGCAGGGGACGCCGACGCGGGCGGCCGAGATCACGTCCCAGACCGAGTCGCCGACGAAGTGGGCGCGGCCCGGCGGCACCCGGGCCTCCTCCAGAGCGGCCTCGACCAGGTCGGGGGCGGGTTTGCCGGAATCGACCTGATCGCTGTCGGTGGCGGCGAGGATGGCGTCGTCGGCGTCGATGGCGCGGCGCAGCGCGACCAGGTCGTCGCCCCGTGCCGAGGAGGCGAGGACGACCCGCCAGCCGCGCCGGGCCAGCGCGCGCAGCAGGTCGGCGGCGCCGGGGACCGGCCGCAGCCGGTCGTGCCAGGTGGCGAAGAGCGTGGCGTGGGCGTCGCTGATCGCGGAGACGTGCTCCTCGGAGTGGCCGGGACCGATCAGGCGTTCGATGAGGTTGCCACCGGACATGCCGATGAGCCGGTGGATGTCGCGGGTCGCCACCTTGTGTCCGGCCTGCCGGAACGCCTCCCACCAGGCGACGGTGTGGAAGTAGTTGGAATCGACCAGTGTGCCGTCGACGTCGATGATCGCGGCGCGGGCCTGCTCGGGGGGTGGTGTGGTCACGGCGGGCACCTCGCGGGGGAAGGCGGACACGGGCACGGACTGCCGTTCCGTCTGCCCGGCGACCGTGCGGGAAACCTGACGCGAGTGGAACGGAACGATTCGCTCCACCCTTGCGAGCGTAGGCCGGGCCGGGGGAGGACGGCATCCGGAGCGCCAGGGTCCTGGCCGGGGCGGCACCCGGTGGATGAGTGCCCGGTCCTCGGGCAGCCGGAGTCCGGGAGGGCTGTCGGGGTTTCATCCTCCGCCAAACGGCAAAGCACCTCATATGGTGCAAATCGGATACACGATGATGACCGAGCAGGCAGGCCCCCGGCAGCTCGTGCGGGACGTGGTGAAGGCCGAGGAGGCCGGCTTCGACTTCTCCGTCACCTCCGACCACTACGCCCCCTGGCTGGTGGAGCAGGGCCACGCGCCGTACGCCTGGAGCGTCCTCGGCGCCGCCGCACAGGCCACCTCCCGCATTCCGCTCATGTCGTACGTGACCTGCCCGACGACCCGGTACCACCCCGCGGTCGTCGCCCAGAAGGCCGCGACCCTCCAGCTTCTCTCCGAGGGCCGCTTCCGGCTCGGGCTCGGTTCCGGCGAGAAGCTCAACGAGCACGTCGTCGGCGGGGGCTGGCCCGGGATCGCCGAGCGGCAGGACAAGTTCGACGAGGCCGTCCGGATCATCCGCTCCCTCCTCGACGGCGACACCCTGACCCACCACGGCGAACACTTCGACGTGGACGCGGCCAAGCTCTGGGACCTGCCCGACGAGCCGCCGCCGATCGGGGTCGCCGTCTCCGGCGAGTCCTCCTGCGCGCTGGCGGGCGAGCTGGCCGACCTGCTCATCGCCACCGAGCCCAAGTCCGGGCTGATCGAGGCCTTCGAGCGGCACGGTGGAGCGGGAAAGCCCCGCGTCGGCCAGCTCCCGGTCTGCTGGGACCCCGACCGTGAGGCGGCGGTGCGCCGCGCCCACGCCCAGTTCCGCTGGTTCGGCGGTGGCTGGAAGGTCAACAGCGAGCTGCCCACCCCGGCCGCCTTCGCCGGAGCCACCCAGTTCGTCCGCGAGGAGGACGTCGCCGCCTCCATCCCCTGCGGCGACGACGTCGGGGAGTTCGTGGAGGCCCTCAGGGCGTACCAGGACGCCGGGTTCACCGAGATCGCCGTGGTCCAGGTGGGCGGCGACTCGCAGAGCGGCTTCCTCGACTGGGCCGGGTCCACCCTGCTCCCGGCGCTGCGCAGCAGGCTGTGAGCGGCGGCCAGGGGGCGGGGGAGGACGGCGAGCGGCTCCGCGTCGGGCGGCGCGCCCTCACCGTCCACCGGCCCGGCAAAGTGCTCTATCCCGGCGACGGCCTCACCAAGGGCGACGTCGTCGGGTACTACCGGGCCGTCGCCCCGCACATGGTGCCCCACCTGCGCGAGCGCCCGCTCATGCTGGAGCGCCACCCCGAAGGCGTCGGCGAGCAGCCGCACTTCATGCAGAAGAACGCCGGCGCCCACTACCCCGGGTGGGTGCGCCGCGCGCCGATGGCCAAGGAGGGCGGCGGCACCGTCGACCACCCGGTCTGCGACGACGCCGCCACCCTCGTCTACCTCGCCGACCAGGCCGCGCTCACCTTCCACCGCTGGCTCTCCACCGTCGGGCGCCCGCACCACCCGGACCTGCTCGTCCTCGATCTCGACCCGCCGGGCGACGACTTCGCGGCGGTCCGCGAGGCCGCCCTGCGCTTCCGCGACCTGCTCGCCGAGGTGGAGCTGGACCCGCTGCTGATGACCACCGGCTCGCGCGGACTGCACCTCGTCGTCCGCCTCGACGGCCGGGCCGGTCACGACACCGTCCGGGCCTTCGCCCAGGACGCCGCCGAGCTGCTGGCCTCCCGCCATCCCGACCGGCTCACCACCGCCGTCCGCAAGGGCCGGCGCGGCGACCGGCTCTTCCTCGACTCCGGCCGCAACGCCTACGCCCAGACCGCCGTGGCTCCCTGGTCCCTCCGCTCCCGCCCCGGCGCACCCGTCGCCGCGCCCCTGACCTGGGAGCAGCTCGACGACCCCGGCCTGGACGCCCGTACCTTCTCGCTCCGTGACCCGGACGGCGTACACGCGCACGCCGCCTCCCGGCCCTGGGCGAGGCCGCCGCGGCCGCGTGGGATCGCCGCGGCCGCGCGGCGGCTGGAGAAGCTGCGCCGCGGCGGCTGAGATCCGGGCGCGACCCCTCGCGCGGCCGGATTGGCCCGTGTTGCGGGGTTTTACGGCCCGGGGGACGGTTACGCGAGTGAGAGCCCACCGGCCTCCAGCCCCCACGTGACCGCAGGAGACACACGGCATGGCGGAGAACAAGGCCCCCGACCCCAAGCAGCGCCAGCGCGCCGAGGCGTACGCCCCCGACCCCGCCGGCGGCCCCATGACCACCGACCAGGGGGTGGTCGTCGAGCACACCGACGACGCCTTGCGCGCGGGTGAACGCGGGCCCACCCTCCTGGAGGACTTCCACTTCCGGGAGAAGATCACCCGCTTCGACCACGAGCGCATCCCGGAGCGGGTCGTCCACGCCCGGGGCGCCGGGGCGTACGGCTACTTCGAGCCGTACGCCTCCTGCGCGGAGTTCACCCGGGCCGCCTTCCTCCAGGACCCCGCCGTGCGCACCCCCGTCTTCGTCCGCTTCTCCACCGTGCAGGGGCCGCGCGGATCCGCCGACACCGTCCGCGACGTGCGCGGATTCGCGACGAAGTTCTACACCAGCGAGGGCAACTATGACCTGGTCGGCAACAACTTCCCGGTCTTCTTCATCCAGGACGGCATCAAGTTCCCCGACTTCGTCCACGCGGTGAAGATGGAGCCGCACAACGAGATCCCCACCGGGGCCTCCGCCCACGACACCCTCTGGGACTTCGTCTCGCTCCAGCCGGAGACGCTGCACACCGTCATGTGGCTGATGTCCGACCGGGCCATCCCGCGCAGCTACCGCATGATGCAGGGCTTCGGGGTGCACACCTTCCGGTTCGTCGACGCCGGGGGCAAGGGCACCTTCGTCAAGTTCCACTGGAAGCCGAAACTCGGCGTCCACTCCCTGGTCTGGGACGAGGCCCAGGAGGTGATGGGCCGCGACCCCGACTTCAACCGGCGCGACCTCTGGGAGACCATCGAGGCCGGCCAGTACCCCGAGTGGGAACTCGGTGTGCAGCTCGTGCCCGAACAGGACGAGCACCAGTTCGACTTCGACCTGCTCGACGCGACGAAGATCATCCCCGAGGAGCAGGTCCCCGTACGGCCCATCGGCCGCATGGTGCTCGACCGCAACCCGGACAACTTCTTCGCCGAGACCGAGCAGGTCGCCTTCTGCACCGCCAACGTCGTGCCCGGCATCGACTTCACCAACGACCCGCTGCTCCAGGCCCGCAACTTCTCCTACCTGGACACCCAGCTGATCCGGCTCGGGGGCCCCAACTTCGCCCACATCCCGGTCAACCGGCCCGTGGTGGACGTCCGCAACAACCAGCGCGACGGCTACCACCAGGAGGAGATCCACCGGGGCGCCAACTACTCGCCCAACTCCCTGGGCGGCGGCTGTCCCGCGCTCGGCACCGTGGACGAGGGCGCCTACCGCCATCTCGCCGAACGCGTCGACGGCGTCAAGATCCGCAGGCGGAGCCCCAGCTTCGAGGACCACTACACCCAGGCCGCGATGTTCTGGCACTCCATGGCCGACTGGGAGAAGCGACACATCGTCGACGCCTTCCGCTTCGAACTCGGCAAGGTCGACGCCGTGCCGGTCCGCGAGCGCACCGTCGAGCAGCTGGCCCACGTCGACCACGAGCTGGCCACCGCCGTCGCCGAGGGCATCGGCGTGGCCGCGCCCACCCGCACGTCCACGCCGGACCCGCGGCCCTCCCCGGCCCTCAGCCTGGTGAACAACCAGGGTGAGAACACCATCGCCACCCGGCAGATCGCCCTGCTCGCCACCGACGGCGTCGACGCCCACCAGGCGTCCGTCCTCCGCGACACGCTGCGCGAACGCGGCGCCGTCGCCGAGGTGCTGGCGCCGCACGACGGCACCGTCCGGGCCGCCGACGGCACCGCCCTGACCGTCGACCGGGCGCTGCCCACCGTCGCCGCCGTCCTGTACGACGCGGTGGTCCTCACCGGCGGCAGCGAGCCGGGTGACGGGGCAGACGGCGACGCGGCCCGCCGGTTCGTCCGCAACGCCTACCGCCACGGCAAGCCCGTCGCCGCCTACGGCCCCGCCACCACACTCCTGACCCGGCTGCTCCCCGACGAGGTGCGGCTGAGCACCCCCGACGGGGAGGTCACCGCCGACCGCGGCGTGGTCAGCGCGGGCACCGCCGACTCGCCCTTCACCGAGGAGTTCGTGAAGGCCGTCGCCGCCCACCGCTTCCGTGACCGCCCGGTGCCCCGGGACTGAACCGACCCCTCGTACCGCCGACCCCACCGAAAGGGAGGCCCCACGTGAGCCCCTCCGCCAACGGGACCCAGGTCCTCGTCGTCCTGACGGGCGCCGACGCCCACGACGCCCGCATCGTCTTCGACGCCCTGGGCACGGCCTTCGCGCCCGCCGGGCCCGAGGAGGGCCGCGCCGCCGCCGAGGACGACAAGGCGGGGGCCTCGCTGCTGCGCTCCGCCCTCTACGAGGCCGGCGAGCAGACCGGCCACCCCAAGGTGGCCGCGCCCCTGCGCACCGCCGTCAGCGTCACCCTCCAGGGCGACTACGGCGCGGTCGACCGGGTCAGCGAGACACTCGCCGACGCCTTCCGCCTGGAACGGCTGGGCGAGGCGCCGGGCGACCAGGAGAAGGAAGTCGAACTGCGGCTCCACCCGCACGAGAGCTGACCGCCCGACACAGCCCGACACAGAGAGGTGAGTACTGATGCCCAGGGCACAGATCAAGGACGAGAAGACCTACCAGGCGATGCGCCGGGAGGGCGAGAGCAAGGAGAAGGCCGCCCGGGTCGCCAACAGCCGCGCGGGCGGCGGCTCCCCGGGCCGCAAGGGAGGCAAGGCCGGCACGTACGAGGACCGTTCCAAGCAGGACCTCTACGAGCAGGCCAAGCGGGTCGGCATCGAGGGCCGGTCCCGGATGACCAAGGACCAGCTCATCGACGCCCTGCGCCACCACTGAGCCCCATCCGCCGCCGGGCCGCCTCCCTTTCCCTGGGAGGCGGCCCGGCGGCGTCGCGCCCGGCTCAGGCCGCGGCGGACCCGTGCCCGGCGAGCGGCGCCGTCGGCAGGCCGCCGTGCGAGCGCACCCCGCGCAGGAAGGCGTCCAGCGCCTCCGTCGCGCTGTGCCGCGGCTCCCAGCCCAGCTCGGTGCGGGCCCGCGCGCTGTCCATCAGCGGCAGCCGCAGCACCGCGTCGAACAGCCCCGGCGAGGCGCCCAGCGCCCGCAGCCGCCACCCGGCCGACAGCGCGGCCCGCGGCAGCGCCGGCGGCAGCTCCAGGGACCGGTTCTCCAGCATTCCGGCGAGGACCCGCCCGTCGATCACCGGGTCGGCGGCGAGGTTGAAGGGACCCCGCACCTCCTGGACGACGGCCCGCGCGTACGCGTCCGCCGCGTCGTCGGTGTGCAGCGCCTGGAACCGCAGCCCCCGCACGCCCGGCAGCACCGGCAGCAGGTCGGGGCGGAGCAGACGGCCGGGCAGCAGCCGGTGGCCGAAGATGCGCAACTGCTCCCCGGCGGCGCTCTCCTTGAACAGGAAGGCCGGCCGCATCCGCACCACCCGCACGTCCGGACGGTCCCGCTCGTAGGTGTCGAGCACCCGCTCCAGATACGCCTTCTCCCGCGTGTAGGCAGCGCCCGGCCAGCCGTGCGTCGGCCAGGACTCGTCGACCCGTGAGCCGTCGGCGGGGCCCGGCGCGTAGGCGCCGACCGAGGAGGCGTGGACCAGGGCGGGGACCCCGACCGTGGCGGCGGCCTCGAACACCCGCAGCGAACCCAGCACGTTGGCCTCCCAGGTGACCGCCGGGTCCCGGGTCGGCTGGAACCGCCAGGCCAGGTGGACGACGGCGTCCGCCCCCTCGAAGAGCCGCAGCAGCCGCTCCGGCGCGTCGGCGGCGGTCAGGTCGGCGGCGGCCCACTCGGCCCCGGGGTAGGAGAGGCGGGGGGTGCGCCGGGCGAGACCGAGCGCCGACACGACCCGGGGCTCCTCTGCGAGGCGGCGCATCACACTGGTGCCGACGTTGCCGGTGGCGCCGGTGACGACCACCCGCAGGGGTTTGGGGGTGCTGCTGGTCATGGGTACTCCTCCTGCCGTGCGGCGGGACCGGCCGGGTCGGGGGTGTCCCGGCCGGGGCTGTGCTGGTGGGGAGGACGGGGCCGGCGCCCTCGGGCGGGGCGCGCAGCAGGGGCTGGGCGGCGGCGGGTGTGCCGGCCGCCGGGGTGGCGGCCTCGCACGCTGGGCCGGGACCGGAACACCCTGGCACCGGGCCTCCCCCGCCGCCCGCCCGGCTCAGCGTGGACCCGGTGTTCGGCGGGGGGAGCCCGTCGTCCGGGGCGGCATGGGCGCAGGCCGGCGGTCTCGCGCGGGAAGCCGCCGAGCGGCAGCCGGGCCCGCCGGGGGCGGCGGGGCGGACCCGGGCCGGTCCTCGGCCGCCTCCCGAGGAGGGGGAGGCGGACCGCGCGGCACGCGACCCGCCTGCCCCGGAGGTGGCCCGGACCACTACAGCGGCTGCCCGCCCGTCACGTTCATGATCTCTCCGGTGATGTAACTGGCCTGGTCGGAGG
This window encodes:
- the nrfD gene encoding NrfD/PsrC family molybdoenzyme membrane anchor subunit → MTREKDRRRDGRHGKRRRGEELMVEPAEFATYYDRPVLKPPSWRATDIAGYFFLGGLAGAGSVFAAGAQATGRCRTATGLKLTSLGAISLSTAALIHDLGRPGRFANMLRVFKPTSPMNMGSWLLSAYGPAAGVSAASAATGLLPRVGTAATWGAAALGPLVATYTAVLAADTAVPAWHEGHRELPYVFAASAAAAASGAALLVGPPQETGPARSATVLAAAGELAALRAMRRRLGPTAETHRSGRAARFFRAAEALHATGAVLAATPAVRRRPVAALTGLALLTASACTRFAVFHSGVVSAEDPLYTIRPQRERLVREAEASSAQP
- a CDS encoding 4Fe-4S dicluster domain-containing protein; translation: MIHDIRDLLSGPEPDPAADAGHQDAPPRVGFFTDTSVCIGCKACEVACKEWNAVPEDGTLSLTGMSYDNTGGLGASTWRHVAFIEQTTRVEPAAPPAPEGRALLPLADAGGPQAPASGSADGEGVRWLMSSDVCKHCTHAACLDVCPTGALVRTEFGTVVVQEDICNGCGYCVPACPYGVIEQRPEDGRVFKCTLCYDRLGAGQEPACAKACPTQSIQFGPLDELRERAARRVDHLHEAGVPEARLYGEDPEDGVGGAGAFFLLLDDPEVYGLPPDPQVTTKDLGRMWAHAAVAGLALLAGTAASFALSSLRTPWKAGK
- a CDS encoding HAD family hydrolase, producing the protein MTTPPPEQARAAIIDVDGTLVDSNYFHTVAWWEAFRQAGHKVATRDIHRLIGMSGGNLIERLIGPGHSEEHVSAISDAHATLFATWHDRLRPVPGAADLLRALARRGWRVVLASSARGDDLVALRRAIDADDAILAATDSDQVDSGKPAPDLVEAALEEARVPPGRAHFVGDSVWDVISAARVGVPCTALLSGGVGADELKEAGAAAVYDTPADLLAHLDTSPLAG
- the fdh gene encoding formate dehydrogenase, with product MSPRRRLTDWPVLRQLRSGDPLGRGAAAMSAETRSLRPRTETADRMVKSVCPYCAVGCGQQVYVKDERVVQIEGDPDSPVSRGRLCPKGSATLQLTTGDARRHQVLYRRPYGTGWEPLDLDTAMDMIADRVIATRRETWQWQDGDHQVNRTMGIASLGGATLDNEENYLIKKLMTGLGVVQVENQARVCHSSTVAGLGTSFGRGGATTFLQDLQHADCIMIEGSNFAEAHPVGFQWVMEAKARGARIIHVDPRFTRTTALADVHVPIRAGTDIAFLGGIINHVLTEEKDFREYVLAYTNAASIVREEFQDTEDLDGIFSGYDPKTRRYNADSWQYEGAGVQAPAGDADQRYQARVGHEELGGDHGPDPSGGGAEMQGAGGAPAPPGSVRDATLQHPRCVYQLLKRHYARYTPAFVEEVCGIPQATFREVCDTLTANSGPDRTSAFAYAVGWTQHTVGSQYIRAAGVLQLLLGNIGRPGGGIQALRGHASIQGSSDIPTLYNLLPGYLPMPHAHHHENLDTFIEASRTEKGFWSEMRAYFVSLLKAYYGDAATADNDFCFGHIPRLTGSHSTYDTVMNQLDGVCKGYFLMGENPAVGSANTHLQRLGMAQLDWLVVRDFSLIESATWWQDGPEIETGELRTEEIGTEVFFLPAASHTEKSGSFTNTNRWVQWHHAAVEPGGDARSDLWFTYHLGRRVKEKLAGSTDPRDRALLDLAWDYPVAGPLDEPDADAVLAEINGHGPDGAPLSAYTELRDDGSTSCGCWIYCGVRADGVNQAARRKPHTEQEWTAREWAWAWPANRRVLYNRASAAPDGTPWSAAKKYVWWDPEEGRWTGHDVPDFIPDLPPDHVPPNDATGTAALRGDDPFIMQADGKGWLYAPAGLLDGPMPTHYEPQDSPFPNALHPDRPRSPVRQLYPREGNRYHPSGDQPGAEVYPHILTTHRLTEHFTAGGMSRWSPYLSELQPELFCEVSPQLAAEAGLEHTGWATVVTARGAVEARVLVTERAKPLTVHGRTVHQIGMPFHWGPNGLVTGDATNELMAIVLDADAHIQADKALTADIRPGRRPRGPELPRLLAEYRRRAGITAATGTEDVQEAT
- the ligD gene encoding non-homologous end-joining DNA ligase, translating into MSGGQGAGEDGERLRVGRRALTVHRPGKVLYPGDGLTKGDVVGYYRAVAPHMVPHLRERPLMLERHPEGVGEQPHFMQKNAGAHYPGWVRRAPMAKEGGGTVDHPVCDDAATLVYLADQAALTFHRWLSTVGRPHHPDLLVLDLDPPGDDFAAVREAALRFRDLLAEVELDPLLMTTGSRGLHLVVRLDGRAGHDTVRAFAQDAAELLASRHPDRLTTAVRKGRRGDRLFLDSGRNAYAQTAVAPWSLRSRPGAPVAAPLTWEQLDDPGLDARTFSLRDPDGVHAHAASRPWARPPRPRGIAAAARRLEKLRRGG
- a CDS encoding LLM class F420-dependent oxidoreductase; its protein translation is MVQIGYTMMTEQAGPRQLVRDVVKAEEAGFDFSVTSDHYAPWLVEQGHAPYAWSVLGAAAQATSRIPLMSYVTCPTTRYHPAVVAQKAATLQLLSEGRFRLGLGSGEKLNEHVVGGGWPGIAERQDKFDEAVRIIRSLLDGDTLTHHGEHFDVDAAKLWDLPDEPPPIGVAVSGESSCALAGELADLLIATEPKSGLIEAFERHGGAGKPRVGQLPVCWDPDREAAVRRAHAQFRWFGGGWKVNSELPTPAAFAGATQFVREEDVAASIPCGDDVGEFVEALRAYQDAGFTEIAVVQVGGDSQSGFLDWAGSTLLPALRSRL